A section of the Bryobacteraceae bacterium genome encodes:
- the asaL gene encoding argininosuccinate lyase → MFPHPLYAKHVLAHNFLDFQRYFLDDLLDVLGAHALMLREVGLLDPGDLARIAEALDRLDRKRIRELSYDGSTEDVFFLIDRELETLAGAAAGRLRAARSRNDFDVTLYRLQIRRRLLGLVGNTLELTRTLLATAAAHRATVFPARTHAQPAQPTTLAHVLLGVTECLLRDAGRLRAAFATVNLSPLGSCAITTTGFPIDRRATMRWLGFDGLQVNSYGAIAAVDYIGESLSAVAVAALTLGQFLQLLLDWSKPEAGFLRLGDAWVQISSIMPQKRNPVSLEHARVLASRAFMQAHASLGCLHNAPFEDTVDREDDLMPLVFDAMDCMQRALAVTGGAIADANFDAGRMRELSSRRFITTTELADTLVRREGLSFRDAHELVAEAVRQAGSDAASAIAASLAASALTLLGRPLSLSAEEIEAALDPWRFIEVRTVEGGPAPPAVDAQIAAQQSALEENSAWLRQAQSRLEAARGRLHTALREARA, encoded by the coding sequence ATGTTCCCGCATCCCCTGTATGCGAAACATGTGCTCGCGCACAATTTCCTCGACTTCCAGCGTTATTTTCTCGATGACCTGCTCGACGTGCTCGGCGCCCACGCGCTGATGCTGCGGGAAGTCGGCCTTCTCGATCCCGGTGATCTTGCCCGGATCGCCGAAGCCCTGGACAGGCTGGATCGGAAAAGGATCCGCGAATTGTCCTACGACGGCTCCACCGAGGACGTCTTTTTCCTCATCGACCGCGAGCTGGAGACGCTGGCTGGAGCCGCCGCCGGACGGCTCCGCGCGGCACGCTCCCGCAATGATTTCGACGTCACGCTGTACCGCCTCCAGATCCGGCGCCGCCTGCTGGGCCTGGTCGGAAACACGCTGGAGCTCACACGGACGCTGCTCGCCACGGCAGCCGCCCACCGCGCAACCGTGTTCCCGGCCCGCACGCACGCCCAGCCGGCGCAGCCCACGACGCTCGCTCACGTGCTGCTGGGCGTGACCGAATGCCTGCTGCGCGACGCTGGCAGGCTGCGCGCGGCGTTCGCCACCGTCAACCTCTCTCCGCTCGGTTCCTGCGCCATCACGACGACCGGTTTCCCGATCGACCGCCGCGCCACCATGCGCTGGCTCGGCTTCGACGGCTTGCAGGTGAACAGCTACGGCGCCATCGCCGCCGTCGATTACATCGGCGAGAGCCTTTCCGCCGTGGCCGTGGCCGCCCTCACCCTGGGTCAGTTCCTCCAGCTTCTGCTGGACTGGTCGAAGCCGGAGGCCGGCTTCCTCCGCCTCGGCGACGCGTGGGTCCAGATCTCCAGCATCATGCCGCAGAAGCGCAATCCCGTTTCGCTCGAACACGCCCGCGTGCTCGCCTCGCGCGCCTTCATGCAGGCCCATGCGTCCCTGGGCTGCCTGCACAACGCGCCGTTCGAGGACACCGTCGATCGCGAAGACGACCTGATGCCGCTCGTCTTCGACGCCATGGACTGCATGCAGCGGGCCCTGGCGGTGACGGGCGGCGCCATCGCGGATGCGAACTTCGATGCCGGGCGCATGCGCGAGCTCTCCTCGCGCCGCTTCATCACCACGACCGAACTGGCCGACACGCTGGTGCGCCGCGAAGGTCTCAGCTTCCGGGACGCCCACGAACTGGTGGCCGAGGCCGTCCGCCAGGCCGGCAGCGATGCCGCTTCCGCCATCGCCGCCTCCCTGGCGGCGTCCGCCCTCACGCTGCTCGGCAGGCCGCTCTCCCTTTCCGCTGAAGAGATCGAAGCGGCGCTCGACCCGTGGCGCTTCATCGAGGTGCGCACCGTCGAAGGCGGCCCCGCACCGCCCGCCGTGGATGCACAGATCGCGGCACAGCAGTCAGCGCTCGAGGAAAATTCCGCGTGGCTGCGCCAGGCGCAGTCCAGGCTGGAAGCCGCGCGCGGCCGCCTTCACACGGCCCTGCGCGAGGCGCGGGCCTGA
- the ddl gene encoding D-alanine--D-alanine ligase, with amino-acid sequence MSGLRVAVLYGGRSSEHEVSLRSAEAVMDALRRKGYRVAPYFIGRDGRWHPAPILPVPGANPDIDVVFPVLHGTFGEDGTVQGLLELAALPYVGAGVFASAAAMDKDLFKRLCRERGLPVVEYVTLSARALDAAALMRRFPFPVFVKPANLGSSVGIHKAHNADELEAALADAARYDTKVLVERAITGLELECAVLGNDDPVASTPCQIIPSREFYDYEDKYILDSARAVIPADAPPEILREVQRLAVECYRAVGCTGMGRVDFLVESATGKVFINELNTIPGFTSISMYPRMWAYDGLPLPELVARLVDLALARFRERQSLRYER; translated from the coding sequence ATGAGCGGCCTGCGCGTCGCCGTCCTCTATGGCGGCCGCTCCAGCGAGCACGAGGTAAGCCTGCGCTCGGCCGAAGCGGTGATGGACGCGCTCCGCCGCAAGGGTTACCGCGTGGCGCCGTATTTCATCGGCAGGGACGGCCGCTGGCATCCCGCGCCCATCCTTCCCGTGCCGGGCGCCAACCCGGACATCGACGTCGTCTTCCCCGTGCTGCACGGCACCTTCGGCGAGGACGGAACCGTGCAGGGCCTGCTCGAATTGGCCGCCCTGCCCTACGTCGGCGCGGGCGTGTTCGCCTCCGCCGCCGCCATGGACAAGGACCTGTTCAAGCGGCTCTGCCGCGAGCGCGGCCTTCCCGTGGTCGAATACGTGACCCTTTCCGCCCGCGCCCTGGACGCGGCCGCCCTGATGCGCCGCTTCCCGTTCCCCGTGTTCGTCAAACCGGCCAATCTCGGGTCTTCCGTCGGCATCCACAAGGCCCACAACGCCGACGAGCTGGAGGCCGCCCTGGCCGACGCGGCCCGCTATGACACCAAAGTTCTCGTCGAACGCGCCATCACCGGCCTGGAACTGGAGTGCGCCGTGCTCGGCAACGATGACCCGGTCGCTTCCACGCCCTGTCAGATCATCCCCTCGCGCGAATTCTATGATTACGAGGACAAGTACATCCTCGACAGCGCCCGCGCGGTGATCCCGGCCGACGCCCCGCCCGAGATCCTGCGCGAGGTGCAGCGGCTGGCGGTGGAGTGCTACCGCGCGGTGGGCTGCACCGGCATGGGACGCGTGGATTTTCTGGTGGAATCCGCCACGGGAAAGGTCTTCATCAACGAGCTGAACACCATCCCCGGCTTCACCAGCATCAGCATGTATCCCAGGATGTGGGCCTACGACGGTCTCCCGCTGCCAGAGCTCGTCGCCCGGCTCGTCGATCTGGCGCTCGCCCGCTTCCGCGAGCGCCAGTCGCTGCGCTACGAACGCTGA
- a CDS encoding transport integral membrane protein gives MDFSSRAAALVRFLKKNREAPLAILIGVVTSLVIAAFIWTTELVGARLYTAESPAWMRLIFPAAGALFSGLLLYRYFPDARGSGIPQTKAALFTGRTVSLRTAIGKFVCCSVSLGSGISLGREGPSVQIGAGIVSGIGRRVGLKEREASTLIPMGAAAALAAAFNTPIAGVLFTLEEILGDMHARIFGGVVLASASSWLVLHLLLGDEPLFHVPAYRLGSPVELLVYVLLGLAGGLVSALFQWLLVKLRERFLALPKRTLPWQPVAGGLFVGLLAWWIPGLLGVGYGAVGQALNGSMAWHVMLLLLLLKLPATALCYASGNPGGIFGPSLFLGAMLGGSIGSLSHSLFPEMTGPPGAYALVGMGTTFAGIIRTPMTSVLMIFELTRDYSIIVPLMISNLLSFWLARRLIRTPIYEQLAAQDGVHLPKPPDERTEHELMVRDAMRPVSLLLDPDTEVGEAALYPGRHFLVGRDGVLWGIVSSEELFHAPGHAHLAELLPLLPEAMPSPPSALLPHMHPDHPLDLALHRFGATGLTVLPVTDRMNSRLLLGELTLQDLLDAYRRSAAQ, from the coding sequence ATGGATTTCTCCTCGCGGGCCGCTGCGCTGGTCCGCTTCCTGAAAAAGAACCGCGAGGCGCCCCTCGCCATTCTGATCGGCGTGGTCACCAGCCTGGTGATCGCCGCCTTTATCTGGACCACCGAACTGGTGGGCGCACGTCTCTACACGGCGGAGAGCCCCGCCTGGATGCGCCTCATCTTCCCGGCCGCAGGGGCGCTGTTTTCTGGGCTGCTGCTGTACCGCTATTTCCCGGACGCCCGCGGCAGCGGCATCCCGCAGACCAAGGCCGCGCTGTTCACCGGCCGCACGGTGAGTCTCCGCACGGCGATCGGCAAGTTCGTCTGCTGCTCGGTCTCGCTCGGCAGCGGCATCTCGCTCGGCCGCGAAGGGCCTTCCGTGCAGATCGGCGCCGGCATCGTCTCCGGCATCGGCAGGAGAGTCGGGCTGAAAGAGCGGGAGGCCTCGACGCTGATCCCGATGGGCGCTGCGGCCGCGCTCGCCGCGGCGTTCAACACGCCCATCGCCGGCGTGCTGTTCACGCTCGAGGAGATCCTCGGCGACATGCACGCCCGCATCTTCGGGGGCGTGGTGCTCGCTTCTGCCTCCTCGTGGCTGGTGCTGCACCTGCTGCTGGGCGACGAGCCCCTGTTTCATGTCCCTGCCTACCGCCTGGGCTCGCCGGTCGAGCTGCTGGTCTACGTCCTGCTTGGACTGGCCGGCGGGCTCGTCTCGGCGCTCTTCCAGTGGCTGCTCGTGAAGCTGCGGGAGCGTTTTCTGGCGCTGCCCAAGCGCACGCTTCCCTGGCAGCCCGTGGCAGGCGGCCTCTTCGTCGGCCTGCTGGCGTGGTGGATTCCCGGACTGCTCGGCGTCGGCTATGGCGCCGTCGGCCAGGCGCTGAATGGGAGTATGGCGTGGCACGTCATGCTGCTGCTGCTCCTGCTCAAGTTGCCCGCCACGGCGCTGTGCTACGCCTCCGGCAACCCGGGCGGCATCTTCGGCCCCAGCCTCTTTCTCGGCGCGATGCTCGGCGGCAGCATCGGCTCGCTCAGCCATTCGCTGTTTCCCGAGATGACCGGCCCGCCCGGCGCCTACGCGCTGGTGGGCATGGGCACGACCTTCGCCGGCATCATTCGCACGCCGATGACCTCCGTGCTGATGATCTTCGAGCTGACCCGTGACTATTCAATTATTGTTCCGCTGATGATCTCCAACCTGCTCAGCTTCTGGCTGGCGCGCCGCCTGATCCGGACGCCCATCTACGAGCAGCTGGCCGCCCAGGACGGCGTCCACCTTCCCAAACCGCCAGACGAGCGTACCGAACATGAGCTCATGGTCCGCGACGCCATGCGCCCGGTGAGCCTGCTGCTCGATCCCGATACGGAAGTCGGCGAAGCGGCGCTGTACCCGGGCCGCCACTTCCTGGTCGGGCGCGACGGCGTCCTTTGGGGCATCGTCTCCTCGGAAGAACTCTTCCACGCCCCCGGCCACGCGCACCTGGCCGAACTGCTCCCTCTCCTGCCGGAAGCCATGCCCTCCCCGCCTTCTGCGCTCCTGCCCCATATGCACCCCGATCATCCCCTCGACCTTGCCCTCCACCGCTTCGGCGCCACCGGGCTCACTGTCCTGCCCGTCACGGACCGCATGAACTCGCGCCTTCTGCTCGGCGAGCTCACTCTTCAGGATCTGCTCGACGCCTACCGGCGAAGCGCGGCGCAGTGA
- the asnS gene encoding asparagine--tRNA ligase translates to MSSWQRITIETASRHEGQPVEIAGWLYNLRRSGKIIFPLVRDGTGIMQCVAVKNNISEKCFSDLRDLTQESSLIIRGRVRAEPRAPGGYELDVDDAEIVHRIPESQPYPITLKEHGVDFLFDHRHLHLRSRRPHAILRVRHEIIRAIRDYFDSNGFTLVDTPIFTPAACEGTTTLFEVDYFGDEKVYLTQSGQLYNEATAMAFGKTYCFGPTFRAEKSKTRRHLTEFWMVEPEMAYATLEDVKRVAEELICFVVGRVLERRRRELETLERDISRLEAVQPPFPRISYDEAVAILQRKGSEIQWGGDFGGTDETLLSEEFDRPVMVDRFPADIKAFYFQPDEQRPEVVLGVDVLASEGYGEIVGGGQRIHDYDLLLKRIREHNLPQEAFEWYLDLRRYGTVPHAGFGMGVERVVAWICGLDHIRETIAFPRMLYRTRP, encoded by the coding sequence ATGTCCTCCTGGCAGAGAATCACCATCGAGACGGCCTCCCGCCACGAAGGACAGCCGGTCGAGATCGCCGGCTGGCTGTACAACCTGCGCCGCTCCGGAAAGATCATCTTTCCGCTGGTCCGGGACGGCACGGGCATCATGCAGTGCGTCGCCGTCAAAAACAACATCAGCGAGAAATGTTTCAGCGACCTCCGCGACCTCACCCAGGAGTCGTCGCTCATCATCCGCGGCCGCGTCCGCGCCGAGCCGCGCGCCCCGGGCGGATACGAGCTCGACGTCGACGACGCCGAGATCGTCCACCGCATCCCCGAGTCGCAGCCCTATCCGATCACGCTGAAAGAGCACGGCGTCGATTTCCTCTTCGACCACCGCCACCTGCACCTGCGCTCGCGCCGCCCGCACGCCATCCTGCGCGTGCGCCACGAGATCATCCGCGCCATCCGCGACTACTTCGACTCGAACGGCTTCACCCTGGTCGACACGCCCATCTTCACGCCCGCCGCCTGCGAGGGCACGACCACGCTGTTCGAGGTGGACTACTTCGGCGACGAGAAGGTCTACCTCACCCAGTCCGGCCAGCTGTACAACGAAGCCACGGCGATGGCCTTCGGCAAGACCTACTGCTTCGGCCCGACCTTCCGCGCCGAAAAATCCAAGACGCGCCGCCACCTGACCGAGTTCTGGATGGTAGAGCCGGAGATGGCCTACGCGACGCTGGAAGACGTCAAGCGCGTGGCCGAGGAACTGATCTGCTTCGTCGTCGGCCGCGTGCTCGAGCGGCGCCGCCGCGAGCTGGAAACGCTCGAGCGCGACATCAGCCGGCTCGAGGCGGTCCAGCCCCCCTTCCCGCGCATCTCCTACGACGAAGCGGTGGCCATCCTTCAACGCAAGGGCTCGGAAATCCAGTGGGGCGGCGATTTCGGCGGCACTGACGAAACGCTGCTGTCGGAGGAATTCGACCGCCCGGTGATGGTGGACCGCTTCCCCGCTGACATCAAGGCGTTTTACTTCCAGCCCGACGAACAGCGGCCTGAAGTGGTGCTCGGCGTGGACGTGCTCGCCAGCGAAGGCTACGGCGAAATCGTCGGCGGCGGCCAGCGCATCCACGACTACGACCTGCTGCTAAAGCGCATCCGCGAGCACAACCTGCCGCAGGAGGCCTTCGAGTGGTACCTCGACCTGCGCCGCTACGGCACGGTGCCGCACGCGGGCTTCGGCATGGGCGTCGAGCGCGTCGTCGCCTGGATCTGCGGGCTCGACCACATCCGCGAAACCATCGCCTTCCCGCGCATGCTCTACAGGACGCGGCCATGA
- a CDS encoding arginase: MRKMPSVISILGVPLDLGAGRRGVDMGPSAIRVAGLNARLEALGYRVEDLGNIAVEQPESSRMGPQNARYLKPIAATCRALADRVERAARQGRFPLVLGGDHSVAVGTVNGVAAHYRRTGRRIGVIWLDAHTDMNTPETSPSGNVHGMPLACLVGAGPRELTHLRGVSPVLDPRQVVLVGIRDVDLTERPVVRESGVTVFTMRDIDERGMRAVMTDAITIASRGAVGVHLSLDMDGIDPNEAPGVGTPVRGGISYREAHLAMEMLCDSRLLRSMEIVEVNPVLDVANRTAQLAVELALSAMGKRIL; the protein is encoded by the coding sequence ATGAGGAAGATGCCCTCCGTCATCTCGATCCTCGGCGTCCCACTCGACCTCGGCGCGGGGCGCCGCGGCGTTGACATGGGCCCTTCGGCGATCCGCGTGGCCGGCCTCAACGCGCGCCTGGAGGCGCTCGGCTACCGCGTGGAAGATCTCGGCAACATCGCCGTCGAACAGCCCGAATCTTCCCGCATGGGTCCGCAGAACGCGCGCTACCTGAAGCCGATCGCCGCCACCTGCCGCGCGCTGGCCGACCGCGTGGAACGCGCCGCGCGGCAGGGCCGCTTCCCGCTCGTGCTCGGCGGGGACCATTCGGTGGCCGTGGGCACCGTGAACGGCGTGGCCGCTCACTACCGGCGCACCGGCCGCCGCATCGGCGTCATCTGGCTGGACGCGCACACCGACATGAACACGCCGGAAACATCTCCGTCCGGAAATGTTCACGGCATGCCGCTCGCCTGCCTCGTCGGCGCCGGCCCGCGCGAGCTCACCCACCTGCGCGGCGTCTCGCCGGTGCTCGACCCGCGCCAGGTTGTCCTCGTCGGCATTCGCGACGTCGACCTCACCGAGCGGCCCGTGGTGCGCGAGTCCGGCGTCACCGTCTTCACCATGCGCGACATCGACGAACGCGGCATGCGCGCGGTGATGACGGACGCCATCACCATCGCCTCCCGCGGCGCCGTCGGCGTCCACCTTTCGCTCGACATGGACGGCATCGACCCCAACGAGGCACCCGGCGTCGGCACCCCCGTCCGCGGCGGCATCTCCTACCGCGAGGCGCATCTCGCCATGGAAATGCTGTGCGACTCGCGGCTGCTGCGCTCAATGGAAATTGTCGAAGTGAACCCGGTGCTCGACGTCGCCAACCGCACCGCGCAGCTCGCCGTCGAACTGGCCCTGTCGGCGATGGGCAAGAGGATCCTATGA
- a CDS encoding ribulokinase → MAIVAGVDFGTQSVRVSLFDSNSGRIGAAVAEYPVHRRREDPDYATQSHADHMSALAVAARAALQSAGIRGDQVEAIALDTTGSTVLVLDENLEPLDDYYLWCDHRAWREAAEITAKAREWKLEAIEWCGGVYSSEWGFSKLLHWLRHNPEKRARFATAIEHCDYVAAVLCGIRSLDELPRSVCAMGHKWMWNAALGGLPPEDFLAGVDPLLAGVRAKMRGRYQTSDKLAGRLCPEWAERLGLRAGIPIPTGAFDAHWDAIGAGIREGDVVNVVGTSTCMMAIAKQAGLIPGVCGVVQGSIHPDYFGIEAGLSAVGDIFEAIARRAGTTVAQLSRGLESYRAGSTGLLRMSWDNGDRTVLVNAELGGVTLGWTLTSTPADELFAAIEGTAFHTRIILERMAEYGVPIRRVINGGGVPQRNEVLNRVYANVFRMPVLVPAQEVTSLGSAIFAFLAAGTFRTVEEAQERLCPTYRVVEPNPQEAAIYERLYPLYRRLYFALGRPGSDPVAIGDILPQLRAIRSSQPH, encoded by the coding sequence ATGGCCATCGTCGCAGGCGTGGATTTCGGCACACAGAGCGTACGGGTTTCCCTGTTTGACAGCAACAGCGGCAGGATCGGCGCTGCCGTGGCTGAATATCCGGTGCACCGCCGCCGCGAAGATCCCGATTACGCCACCCAGAGCCACGCCGACCACATGAGCGCGCTCGCCGTGGCTGCCAGGGCGGCGCTGCAATCAGCGGGCATCCGCGGCGATCAGGTGGAAGCCATCGCGCTCGACACCACCGGCTCCACGGTGCTCGTTCTCGATGAGAACCTCGAGCCGCTCGACGATTATTACCTCTGGTGCGACCACCGCGCCTGGCGGGAAGCGGCGGAAATCACCGCCAAAGCGCGCGAATGGAAGCTCGAAGCGATCGAATGGTGCGGCGGCGTTTACTCGTCCGAGTGGGGCTTCTCCAAACTTCTCCATTGGCTGCGCCACAACCCGGAAAAGCGCGCCCGCTTCGCCACGGCCATCGAGCACTGCGATTATGTGGCCGCGGTGCTGTGCGGCATCCGCTCGCTGGACGAGCTGCCGCGCTCGGTCTGCGCCATGGGCCACAAGTGGATGTGGAACGCCGCACTCGGCGGGCTGCCGCCGGAGGACTTTCTCGCAGGCGTCGACCCGCTGCTCGCGGGAGTGCGCGCAAAGATGCGCGGCCGCTACCAGACATCGGACAAACTGGCCGGCCGCCTGTGTCCCGAATGGGCCGAAAGGCTCGGCCTCCGCGCCGGCATCCCCATCCCGACGGGCGCCTTCGACGCCCACTGGGACGCCATTGGCGCCGGCATCCGCGAAGGCGACGTCGTCAACGTCGTCGGCACCTCCACCTGTATGATGGCGATCGCAAAACAGGCGGGCCTGATCCCCGGCGTCTGCGGCGTGGTCCAGGGCTCCATTCACCCGGACTATTTCGGCATCGAGGCTGGCCTGTCCGCGGTGGGCGACATCTTCGAGGCGATCGCACGGCGCGCCGGCACGACGGTGGCACAGCTTTCCCGGGGCCTCGAAAGCTACCGCGCGGGCTCCACCGGCCTGCTCCGTATGAGCTGGGACAACGGCGACCGCACCGTGCTGGTCAACGCCGAGCTCGGCGGCGTCACCCTCGGCTGGACTTTGACATCGACGCCCGCCGACGAGCTGTTTGCGGCCATCGAGGGCACCGCCTTCCACACGCGCATCATTCTGGAACGCATGGCCGAATATGGCGTCCCCATCCGGCGCGTGATCAACGGCGGCGGCGTCCCGCAGCGCAATGAAGTGCTGAACCGCGTCTACGCCAACGTCTTCCGCATGCCGGTGCTCGTGCCCGCGCAGGAAGTCACCAGCCTCGGCTCGGCCATCTTTGCCTTCCTTGCCGCTGGAACCTTCCGCACCGTCGAAGAAGCGCAGGAGCGGCTTTGTCCCACCTATCGGGTGGTGGAGCCGAACCCGCAGGAGGCGGCCATCTACGAACGGCTGTATCCGCTCTATCGCAGGCTCTACTTCGCGCTCGGCCGGCCCGGATCCGACCCCGTGGCCATCGGCGACATATTGCCCCAGTTGCGGGCCATCCGTTCGAGCCAGCCGCATTAG
- the tdh gene encoding L-threonine 3-dehydrogenase: protein MNIPTTMKALVKKRAEPGLWLEEVPVPEIGINDVLIRVEKASICGTDVHIWKWDEWAQKTIPVPMVIGHEFVGRIVRVGANVNDFFPGDIVSAEGHVVCGRCRNCLAGRRHLCAHTQGVGVNRPGCFAEYISVPMSNIWKHAPHVPLEIASIFDPFGNAVHTALSFPVLGEDVLITGAGPIGLMAAAVVRHAGARFVVITDLNPNRLELAKKFGVTRAIDPRQTSLKQVMQELGMKEGFDVGLEMSGSPQAFRDMIAHMCHGGRIALLGIQPGEAAIDWNTVIFSMLTIKGIYGREMYETWYMMTVMLESGLDISPVITHRFHYTEFEKGFEAILSGEAAKVVLDWTEA, encoded by the coding sequence ATGAACATACCCACGACCATGAAGGCTCTCGTGAAGAAAAGAGCCGAGCCCGGGCTCTGGCTGGAAGAGGTGCCGGTGCCGGAGATCGGCATCAACGACGTTCTGATCCGCGTCGAGAAGGCGTCCATCTGCGGTACCGACGTCCACATCTGGAAATGGGACGAGTGGGCGCAGAAGACCATCCCCGTACCGATGGTGATCGGACATGAATTCGTCGGCCGCATCGTGCGCGTCGGCGCCAACGTCAACGACTTTTTCCCGGGCGACATTGTCAGCGCCGAAGGCCATGTGGTCTGCGGGCGCTGCCGGAACTGTCTGGCCGGGCGGCGGCACCTTTGCGCGCACACGCAGGGAGTGGGCGTGAACCGCCCGGGGTGCTTCGCCGAATACATTTCGGTTCCGATGTCCAACATCTGGAAGCACGCGCCGCACGTGCCGCTGGAGATCGCGTCCATCTTTGATCCCTTCGGCAACGCCGTCCACACGGCGCTCAGCTTTCCGGTACTCGGCGAAGACGTGTTGATCACCGGGGCGGGGCCCATCGGGCTGATGGCGGCGGCGGTGGTGCGCCACGCGGGCGCGCGCTTTGTCGTCATCACCGACCTGAACCCGAATCGGCTGGAGCTGGCGAAGAAATTCGGCGTGACGCGCGCCATTGACCCGCGCCAGACCAGCCTGAAACAGGTGATGCAGGAGCTGGGCATGAAGGAGGGCTTTGACGTCGGGCTGGAGATGTCCGGCAGCCCGCAGGCCTTCCGCGACATGATCGCCCACATGTGCCACGGCGGCCGGATCGCGCTGCTGGGCATTCAGCCGGGCGAGGCGGCCATCGACTGGAACACGGTGATCTTCTCGATGCTCACGATCAAGGGCATTTACGGGCGCGAGATGTACGAGACCTGGTACATGATGACGGTGATGCTCGAATCGGGGCTCGACATTTCGCCGGTGATCACGCACCGCTTTCACTACACCGAGTTTGAGAAGGGCTTTGAGGCGATCCTCTCGGGCGAGGCCGCCAAGGTGGTGCTGGACTGGACCGAGGCCTAG
- a CDS encoding gamma-glutamyltransferase gives MRKPAIAAVFALLWAGAAAAREPVRARHAMVVAQEPLAADVGAEILKKGGNAIDAAVAVAFALAVTHPSAGNLGGGGFLLARFADGRATFVDFREMAPLAASRNMYLGPDGKATEDSLIGWRAAAVPGTVRGLELAHRKYGRRPWAELVAPAVRLAAEGVMLSYAEARSICGARTRLGRFETSRRIFLNNGACYEPGEVLRQPELARTLARIARHGARDFYEGETARILAEEMKAHGGLITLDDLRGYRAIEREPLRGSYRGYTILTAPLPSSGGIGILQMLGMLEGTGYEKSGAGSAAALHFLAEVMRRYFADRAEFLGDSDFARVPVRGLLDPAYIASRRASIHPDRATPSRELGAGRPRQESEDTTHFNVIDAEGNAVALTYTINNSYGSAVTVPRLGFLLNNEMDDFAVQPGRPNMFGLIQGEANAIAPRKRPLSAMTPAIVEKDGRLVMALGAPGGPRIISGVLQVLVHVIDFRMDIQQAVDQPRVHHQWMPDRLYHEPGLSPDTLALLRQRGHELVPIYAVGSVEAIVVEEPRVRAVADATTAGSNVTDRIRWLAAAQNGRSAGKASGF, from the coding sequence ATGCGAAAGCCCGCAATAGCTGCCGTTTTTGCGCTGCTTTGGGCGGGCGCGGCCGCCGCGCGCGAGCCGGTGCGGGCGCGTCATGCGATGGTGGTGGCCCAGGAGCCGCTGGCCGCTGACGTGGGCGCGGAAATCCTCAAAAAAGGCGGCAACGCCATTGACGCTGCCGTGGCCGTCGCCTTCGCCCTGGCAGTGACGCACCCTTCCGCCGGCAACCTCGGCGGCGGCGGATTCCTGCTGGCGCGCTTCGCCGATGGCCGCGCCACGTTTGTCGATTTCCGCGAAATGGCGCCGCTGGCCGCATCTCGCAACATGTATCTCGGCCCGGACGGCAAGGCCACCGAAGATTCCCTCATCGGCTGGCGCGCCGCCGCCGTGCCGGGCACGGTTCGCGGCCTCGAACTCGCCCACCGGAAATACGGCCGCAGGCCGTGGGCGGAGCTCGTTGCGCCCGCCGTCCGGCTTGCCGCTGAAGGCGTCATGCTGTCCTACGCCGAGGCGCGATCGATCTGCGGCGCCCGCACGCGGCTGGGCCGCTTCGAAACGTCCCGCCGCATCTTCCTCAACAACGGCGCCTGTTACGAACCCGGCGAAGTGTTGCGGCAGCCGGAGCTGGCGCGCACGCTCGCTCGCATCGCCCGCCACGGCGCGCGCGACTTCTATGAAGGCGAAACGGCGCGCATCCTCGCCGAAGAGATGAAGGCGCACGGCGGGCTCATCACGCTCGACGACCTGCGCGGCTACCGCGCCATCGAACGCGAGCCGCTCCGCGGCAGCTACCGCGGCTACACGATCCTCACCGCGCCGCTGCCCAGCTCCGGCGGCATCGGCATCCTTCAGATGCTCGGCATGCTCGAAGGTACCGGCTATGAGAAGTCCGGCGCGGGCTCGGCCGCCGCGCTGCATTTTCTTGCGGAAGTCATGCGCCGTTATTTCGCCGACCGCGCCGAATTCCTCGGCGACTCGGACTTCGCCCGCGTCCCGGTGCGCGGTCTGCTCGACCCCGCCTACATCGCCTCCCGCCGCGCCTCCATCCACCCGGACCGCGCCACGCCCAGTCGCGAACTCGGCGCGGGCCGGCCTCGGCAGGAGTCCGAAGATACCACCCACTTCAACGTGATCGACGCCGAGGGCAATGCCGTCGCCCTGACATATACGATCAACAACTCCTACGGCAGCGCAGTGACGGTCCCGCGGCTCGGCTTTCTGTTGAACAACGAAATGGACGACTTCGCCGTGCAGCCCGGCAGGCCCAACATGTTCGGGCTCATCCAGGGCGAGGCCAACGCGATCGCGCCGCGCAAGCGGCCGCTGTCGGCGATGACACCTGCCATCGTGGAAAAGGACGGCCGGCTGGTGATGGCGCTGGGCGCGCCCGGCGGGCCGCGCATCATCAGCGGCGTGCTTCAGGTGCTCGTTCACGTCATCGACTTCCGCATGGACATCCAGCAGGCCGTGGACCAGCCGCGCGTCCACCACCAGTGGATGCCGGACCGGTTGTACCACGAACCCGGCCTCTCGCCGGACACGCTCGCACTGCTCCGTCAGCGCGGCCACGAGCTCGTGCCCATCTACGCCGTCGGCTCGGTGGAGGCCATCGTGGTAGAGGAGCCGCGCGTGCGCGCCGTGGCCGACGCGACCACCGCCGGCTCCAACGTCACCGACCGCATCCGCTGGCTCGCCGCCGCGCAGAACGGCCGCAGCGCCGGCAAGGCGTCCGGATTCTGA